Proteins encoded by one window of Cellvibrio sp. KY-GH-1:
- a CDS encoding DUF3142 domain-containing protein, with product MSIIRVMLKKGMPAFCLLFMVAGIYFFNSKEAATVKSYWLWKESDLRFVSAGDQLYLYQGDYLLEGSSRDFVKRGVSPSARFKQHSLILLVRLYRIEDVERLVFHLRYLLSEWKLKGVEIKEIQLDYDCASAHLADYSSFLKQLAATLNNNGQGDAVMLSVTGLVTWLTDNPAALADVSRNVSYIHFQLYNNFFPLPNIANYLHHIGNYKHPYKLGITMAKPFQTLEFSLNEYYQGTTIFLNR from the coding sequence ATGTCGATAATCAGGGTCATGTTAAAAAAGGGAATGCCAGCTTTTTGTTTGCTATTTATGGTGGCCGGTATCTATTTTTTTAACAGTAAGGAGGCGGCAACCGTAAAATCCTATTGGTTGTGGAAAGAAAGTGATTTGCGTTTTGTGTCTGCAGGGGATCAGTTATACCTGTATCAAGGGGATTATCTATTGGAGGGGAGCTCGCGGGATTTTGTAAAGCGAGGTGTTTCCCCGTCCGCCCGCTTTAAGCAACATTCCCTTATTCTGCTGGTGCGCCTGTATAGAATAGAAGATGTTGAACGATTGGTGTTTCATCTCAGGTATTTGCTGAGTGAATGGAAGTTAAAAGGCGTTGAAATTAAAGAGATTCAGCTGGATTATGATTGTGCTTCCGCGCACTTGGCAGATTATTCCAGCTTTTTAAAGCAGCTTGCTGCTACCCTTAATAATAATGGTCAAGGGGATGCGGTCATGCTGAGTGTCACAGGGCTGGTGACTTGGTTAACGGATAACCCTGCTGCGCTGGCTGATGTGTCCCGCAATGTAAGTTACATACATTTTCAGTTGTACAACAATTTTTTTCCGCTACCGAATATCGCTAATTACTTGCATCATATTGGTAATTACAAACACCCTTATAAACTTGGAATAACAATGGCTAAGCCTTTTCAAACATTGGAGTTTTCGCTAAATGAATATTATCAAGGAACCACAATTTTCCTTAACCGTTAA
- a CDS encoding cellulose binding domain-containing protein gives MKKLFSAHKSKIGKAIAILSVGLLAAPAFSLSPLALTFWKVQDGKLIDPNGNPFVFRGVTINHTLAPQKTVQALKDIAAKGANSAQIEFAIQGSFPRPVVAELRDIIQTCKDNKLVCVLEPNDGSGYSETLNSVSPSIMAYYWSWNDLREVLNGAQGHIILGLSNQILGNVYSDFDYVVRMETYLSEFRANLPYGFMIMIDGNKWGQDSDKAMLQLAARNLQRGGDYANIIYSVDMFDSYTTGESVRNYISSFSELKAPLVIGGFAPTAYYHPYNTSPRPAVVYDLPEDLVMQYAEQYGVGYFGWSWSGNENSALDMAVNYNPTNLTPWGKLLFDGTSGIKATAKPASIYNSSASSITSSSINFSSSSASSISVVSSSYMSSERAQPSSSSSSLMSTSRSSSSIKSSVSTASSKSSSSLAVTKAVCSYVINSQWNNGFTASIRIKNTSTTAINGWDVNWQYSDGSKVTNLWNATLSGSNPYTAKNLSWNSTIQPGQTAEFGFQGTKSAATASVPVVLGSICQ, from the coding sequence ATGAAAAAATTATTCAGCGCTCATAAATCAAAGATTGGAAAAGCTATTGCCATTTTAAGTGTAGGGCTTCTCGCAGCACCTGCATTTTCCCTTTCGCCACTTGCCCTCACTTTTTGGAAAGTGCAGGACGGAAAATTAATTGATCCGAATGGAAATCCGTTTGTGTTTAGGGGGGTAACCATCAATCACACCTTGGCTCCTCAAAAAACCGTGCAAGCGTTGAAGGATATTGCCGCAAAAGGCGCTAACTCTGCACAAATTGAATTCGCAATTCAGGGGAGTTTTCCCCGTCCCGTTGTTGCTGAATTACGAGACATCATTCAGACCTGTAAAGATAATAAATTGGTTTGCGTCCTGGAGCCCAATGACGGGAGTGGTTATTCGGAGACATTGAATTCGGTAAGCCCAAGCATTATGGCCTATTACTGGAGCTGGAATGACTTGCGCGAAGTGCTGAATGGTGCTCAAGGTCATATTATTCTTGGGCTTAGTAACCAGATTCTAGGAAATGTTTATTCGGATTTCGACTATGTTGTACGGATGGAAACCTATCTCTCAGAATTTAGAGCAAACTTGCCTTACGGCTTCATGATAATGATCGATGGAAATAAATGGGGTCAGGATAGCGATAAGGCAATGTTGCAATTAGCTGCCAGAAACCTCCAGCGAGGTGGCGATTATGCGAATATTATTTACTCCGTAGATATGTTTGATTCCTACACGACTGGGGAATCGGTGCGCAATTACATTTCGAGTTTTTCCGAACTTAAAGCGCCTTTGGTAATCGGCGGTTTTGCGCCTACCGCATATTATCATCCCTATAACACTAGCCCACGTCCTGCTGTGGTCTATGATTTGCCTGAAGACTTGGTAATGCAGTATGCGGAGCAGTATGGTGTGGGATACTTTGGTTGGAGTTGGAGTGGTAATGAAAATTCGGCTTTGGATATGGCGGTGAATTACAATCCAACAAATTTAACCCCCTGGGGAAAATTGCTGTTTGATGGCACGAGTGGTATTAAGGCCACTGCAAAACCCGCGAGTATTTATAACAGTAGTGCAAGTAGTATCACGAGTAGTTCGATAAACTTTTCTAGCTCCAGTGCGTCTAGTATAAGTGTAGTTAGTTCCTCCTACATGAGTTCGGAGCGAGCCCAACCGTCGAGTTCTTCGAGTTCGTTAATGTCTACTAGTAGATCCAGCTCGTCAATTAAGTCTAGCGTTTCTACCGCCAGTTCAAAGTCATCGTCTAGTTTGGCTGTCACGAAAGCGGTTTGTTCCTATGTGATAAATAGTCAGTGGAACAACGGTTTCACCGCATCTATTCGTATTAAAAACACGTCTACAACCGCTATTAATGGGTGGGATGTGAATTGGCAATACAGCGACGGTTCAAAAGTCACCAATTTATGGAATGCGACTTTGAGTGGTAGCAATCCATACACTGCAAAAAATCTGAGTTGGAATTCTACCATTCAACCTGGACAAACTGCCGAGTTTGGTTTCCAAGGTACCAAATCCGCTGCTACAGCGAGCGTGCCTGTAGTATTAGGAAGTATTTGCCAGTAA
- a CDS encoding winged helix-turn-helix domain-containing protein produces the protein MKYLFNDFMFDTEQLTLYKKNEVIGCRYNEARLLALFLSEPQRVFSKDDILAQVWNGKVVSEQAVFQNISVLRALLGDEAIKTFPKKGYQWQLEVKPFIDAAPAQPIASNEGPSKATFGNGRRLWLLAIPAVAIVCVIAVLLMRPQEQLVRTRVALLPLLIEPANQHSQSIHAELVQPVWDSLNQTDSISAVAVKDVKDYRDFFHAPQKYLGRLLQQTNGSVVMAAIVGMHDQQVSIRYLLKSKQGGWSASHSANNLPLLLEALDKHLALIVNSGVLEIDPADSNLINARLKILYQQEPDDLVVLAALANSESRTGNHSNAILLADALGAKAKLHNDKTCEGEAYVIAASAYMAQSLFAEAAAALRKALEIFTVQQDYRNLALVQQTYSYLAFEQHDYDGFKQALILAMGFAQQANDPLLEMSISAYLSVVANKFGNKDDRQKYLERAESILDQILQAREHYGLIYFYSGMYAETDPAAEKYYRKVLAILPVDQKWWERDRAREHLTQLFIKQSRWDEALGLYTNVGKLGASEELIVSNIHAARQDWPQAETHALLAFKLANLSGQKYIALDSALALLGVYKATNQPEKMAIYKQFLAKEASNYSYWLRVNREALDRFSIAIPR, from the coding sequence ATGAAATATCTGTTTAATGATTTTATGTTCGACACTGAACAACTCACACTTTATAAAAAGAATGAGGTGATTGGCTGTCGATACAATGAAGCGAGGCTGCTTGCACTCTTTCTCAGTGAGCCGCAGCGTGTCTTTAGTAAAGACGATATTCTGGCGCAGGTCTGGAACGGCAAGGTCGTTTCCGAGCAGGCCGTATTCCAAAACATTAGCGTGCTGCGTGCGTTATTGGGCGATGAAGCCATAAAGACCTTTCCTAAAAAAGGTTATCAATGGCAGCTTGAGGTGAAACCTTTTATAGATGCTGCACCTGCGCAGCCGATTGCTTCTAATGAAGGGCCTTCAAAAGCCACCTTTGGAAATGGACGGCGTCTCTGGTTGTTGGCTATTCCGGCAGTAGCGATCGTGTGCGTGATTGCTGTTCTGCTTATGCGCCCACAGGAACAATTGGTGCGAACCCGCGTTGCCTTATTGCCACTCTTAATTGAACCTGCCAATCAGCACAGCCAATCCATTCATGCTGAACTGGTACAACCTGTGTGGGATTCGCTCAATCAAACCGACAGCATTTCAGCGGTTGCCGTAAAGGATGTTAAGGATTACCGGGATTTTTTTCATGCGCCTCAAAAATACCTGGGTCGGCTCCTGCAGCAAACGAATGGCAGTGTCGTAATGGCCGCAATAGTCGGAATGCATGATCAGCAGGTTTCCATTCGCTATCTATTAAAGAGTAAGCAGGGAGGTTGGTCTGCCAGCCACAGCGCTAACAATCTTCCCCTGTTATTGGAGGCGCTCGATAAACACCTGGCCTTGATTGTAAATTCGGGAGTTTTAGAGATAGATCCGGCGGATTCCAATCTAATCAATGCGCGTTTGAAGATTCTGTACCAACAGGAACCGGATGATCTAGTGGTGCTCGCCGCATTGGCAAATAGCGAGTCGCGCACTGGCAACCACAGCAATGCCATCTTATTAGCCGATGCACTGGGTGCTAAAGCCAAATTACACAATGACAAAACGTGTGAAGGTGAAGCTTATGTAATAGCGGCTAGTGCCTATATGGCGCAATCACTGTTTGCCGAAGCCGCAGCTGCTTTGCGCAAGGCATTAGAAATATTTACCGTACAGCAAGATTACCGCAACCTGGCGTTAGTGCAGCAAACCTATAGTTATTTGGCGTTCGAGCAGCATGACTACGACGGATTTAAACAAGCGTTGATTCTTGCCATGGGGTTTGCACAACAAGCAAATGACCCACTACTGGAGATGAGTATAAGCGCATACCTCTCTGTTGTAGCCAATAAATTCGGTAATAAAGACGATCGTCAAAAATATTTAGAGCGTGCGGAATCGATACTCGATCAAATCCTTCAAGCGCGCGAGCATTATGGGCTGATTTATTTTTACTCCGGTATGTATGCGGAAACTGATCCCGCGGCAGAAAAATACTATCGTAAAGTGCTAGCCATATTGCCCGTCGATCAAAAGTGGTGGGAGAGAGATCGCGCACGGGAGCATTTAACGCAGCTATTCATTAAACAGTCGCGCTGGGACGAAGCCCTGGGTTTATATACAAATGTTGGCAAGTTGGGCGCATCCGAAGAATTGATAGTGTCCAATATTCACGCCGCCCGTCAGGATTGGCCTCAAGCAGAAACGCATGCATTATTGGCTTTTAAATTGGCCAATTTAAGTGGGCAGAAATACATCGCACTGGATTCGGCGCTCGCCCTGTTGGGGGTTTATAAGGCAACTAACCAGCCCGAAAAAATGGCAATTTATAAACAGTTTCTTGCTAAAGAAGCCAGCAACTACTCTTATTGGCTACGAGTAAATCGCGAAGCGTTGGACAGGTTTTCGATCGCGATACCACGTTAA
- a CDS encoding enoyl-CoA hydratase, with product MIDSPIPQVVTQLQERILTLSLNRPERKNALSLAMYSALADLILAADVEANVRVIVLTGTEEFFTSGNDLMDFMNEPEIHDKHPVVRFINALRHCAKPVVAVVRGHAVGIGTTMLLHCDLVYVAEDARLQLPFVNLGLCPEYASSFLVPRVVGQQKAAELFLLGEPFSGAEAATMGLATKAVVASELNNYAHGKIQRLAHQPPAAVRRSKALLRAATKSAVEQSLQAEYAGFAEGLASEECKESVTAFFEKRAPDFSRF from the coding sequence ATGATCGATAGCCCGATTCCACAGGTAGTGACACAGTTGCAGGAGCGCATTCTCACGCTCAGCCTCAATCGCCCCGAACGTAAAAACGCCTTGTCCCTGGCCATGTACTCTGCATTGGCAGACTTAATTCTCGCGGCGGATGTCGAAGCGAACGTTAGGGTGATTGTGCTCACCGGCACGGAGGAGTTTTTCACCAGCGGCAATGACTTGATGGATTTTATGAATGAGCCGGAAATCCACGATAAGCACCCGGTAGTGCGCTTTATTAACGCCCTGCGCCATTGTGCAAAACCGGTGGTGGCCGTTGTACGTGGCCACGCGGTGGGAATTGGCACAACTATGTTACTGCATTGCGATCTGGTGTATGTCGCGGAGGATGCGCGCTTGCAATTACCTTTTGTAAACCTCGGGTTGTGCCCTGAATACGCGAGTAGCTTTTTGGTTCCCCGTGTCGTGGGCCAACAAAAAGCAGCAGAGTTATTTTTATTGGGTGAGCCATTTTCGGGAGCTGAAGCGGCGACTATGGGTTTGGCAACCAAAGCGGTTGTTGCAAGTGAACTAAACAATTACGCGCATGGAAAAATCCAGCGCCTTGCACATCAACCACCGGCAGCGGTTCGCCGCTCCAAAGCATTGCTGCGCGCGGCGACTAAAAGTGCTGTCGAGCAATCCTTGCAGGCCGAATATGCGGGCTTTGCCGAAGGCTTGGCATCAGAAGAGTGCAAAGAATCGGTAACAGCGTTTTTTGAAAAACGCGCGCCGGATTTTTCCAGGTTTTAA
- a CDS encoding SDR family oxidoreductase — MTFTFDFNNKNILVVGGTSGINRGIAETFAKAGARVAVVSRSQEKVDDTVQSLKNYGAANATGFSADVREVDAIKAGIDKIAADWGKLDVVISGAAGNFPALAMGMSPNGFRSVIEIDLLGTFHVMQAVYPHLKKPGASIINISAPQAEIPMAGQSHVCAAKAGVDMITRTLCLEWGAEGVRINSIIPGPIDNTEGMRRLSPSEALRTAVTKSVPLQRLGSTDDIANACLFLASDFASYISGAVIPVDGGWAQGGAAVVGAGLAEMLKSTPKAK; from the coding sequence ATGACTTTTACATTCGATTTTAACAATAAAAACATTTTAGTGGTCGGCGGTACCAGTGGCATAAATCGCGGTATTGCAGAAACGTTTGCCAAGGCTGGTGCGCGAGTAGCAGTAGTCAGTCGCTCGCAGGAAAAAGTTGATGATACGGTGCAATCGCTGAAAAATTACGGCGCCGCAAATGCCACGGGTTTTTCTGCTGATGTGCGCGAAGTGGACGCGATCAAAGCTGGTATCGATAAAATCGCCGCCGATTGGGGAAAACTGGATGTGGTCATATCCGGTGCGGCGGGAAATTTTCCGGCGCTGGCGATGGGTATGTCCCCCAATGGTTTTCGTTCAGTAATTGAAATTGACTTGTTGGGTACATTTCACGTTATGCAGGCTGTATACCCTCACCTGAAAAAGCCGGGTGCATCGATTATCAATATTTCCGCGCCGCAAGCTGAAATCCCAATGGCAGGGCAGAGCCATGTGTGTGCCGCTAAAGCGGGCGTGGATATGATTACCCGGACGTTGTGTTTGGAGTGGGGCGCAGAAGGTGTGCGCATTAATTCGATTATTCCCGGCCCTATCGATAATACCGAAGGCATGCGGCGTCTTTCACCCAGTGAGGCACTTCGCACAGCGGTTACCAAATCTGTACCACTTCAACGCTTGGGATCTACAGATGATATTGCCAATGCTTGCTTATTTTTGGCGTCGGATTTTGCGAGTTACATCAGTGGCGCGGTGATTCCGGTGGACGGGGGTTGGGCGCAGGGCGGGGCAGCGGTTGTAGGGGCCGGTTTAGCGGAAATGTTAAAATCCACGCCAAAGGCAAAATAG
- the argS gene encoding arginine--tRNA ligase: MNIRELLNQKVLAAMAACGVPADLPALIAPGKKAGFGNYQANCAMGAAKIMGTNPRELATRIVAALDLDGIAEKLEIAGPGFINIDLKPEWLGEQIANAQTDVRLQVSTTDQAQTVVIDYSGPNLAKEMHVGHLRSTIIGDSLARLLEFLGHNVIRQNHVGDWGTQFGMLIAELEEQLGTHGDAGMQLKDLEVFYQQAKKHFDDDEAFANKARDYVVRLQGGDEKMLKLWQQFKEVSLHHSTEIYEKLNVTLRDENVRGESFYNDDLAPLVKELQDKKLAVEDKGAQVVFLEELADKEGNPSPVIIQKQGGGFLYATTDLAALRYRVNTLKANRIMYFIDARQSLHMQQVFTISRKAGFVDNSVSLEHLAFGTMMGSDGKPFKTRTGGTVKLAELLVEAVERAGTVVSEKNPELSATDIAEISRKVGIGAVKYADLCKTRTNDYVFSWESMLSFEGNTAPYLQYAFTRVQSIFRKAGVAPESLKNEIIIGTEQEKTLAIKLLQFSEVLDQVAREALPHLLCTYLYEIASLYMTFYEACPILKDGITPEIRDSRLRLCHLVARTIEQGLDLLGIEVMERM; encoded by the coding sequence ATGAATATCCGCGAATTACTAAACCAGAAAGTGCTTGCCGCCATGGCCGCGTGCGGCGTACCTGCCGACCTACCCGCTTTGATTGCTCCGGGCAAAAAAGCCGGTTTTGGCAATTACCAGGCCAACTGTGCCATGGGTGCCGCGAAAATTATGGGTACTAACCCCCGCGAACTCGCCACCCGAATCGTGGCAGCGCTGGATCTGGACGGCATCGCCGAAAAATTGGAAATCGCGGGCCCCGGCTTTATTAATATCGACCTCAAACCTGAATGGTTAGGTGAGCAAATTGCCAACGCCCAAACCGACGTGCGCCTGCAAGTCAGTACGACTGATCAAGCGCAAACCGTGGTAATCGACTACTCCGGCCCCAACCTTGCCAAAGAAATGCACGTGGGTCATTTGCGCTCCACCATCATTGGCGACTCCCTGGCACGCCTGCTGGAATTCCTCGGCCATAATGTTATTCGTCAAAACCACGTTGGCGACTGGGGCACCCAGTTCGGTATGTTGATTGCCGAACTCGAAGAGCAACTAGGTACCCATGGCGATGCCGGGATGCAACTGAAAGACCTCGAAGTCTTTTATCAGCAAGCCAAAAAACATTTTGATGATGATGAAGCCTTCGCCAACAAAGCGCGTGATTACGTTGTGCGCCTGCAAGGTGGCGATGAAAAAATGTTGAAGCTGTGGCAACAATTTAAGGAAGTATCGCTACATCACTCCACCGAGATCTACGAAAAACTCAATGTAACACTGCGCGATGAAAACGTGCGCGGCGAAAGTTTTTACAACGATGATCTCGCACCGCTGGTAAAAGAGTTACAAGATAAAAAACTTGCAGTAGAAGATAAGGGCGCGCAGGTAGTATTTCTGGAAGAGCTTGCCGATAAAGAGGGCAACCCGTCTCCAGTTATTATCCAGAAACAAGGCGGCGGCTTTTTGTATGCCACCACCGATTTGGCGGCCCTCCGCTACCGGGTAAATACGTTGAAAGCCAATCGCATTATGTATTTCATCGATGCGCGTCAATCACTGCATATGCAGCAAGTATTTACCATTTCGCGTAAAGCCGGTTTTGTTGATAACAGCGTAAGCCTGGAACACCTCGCCTTCGGCACCATGATGGGCAGCGATGGCAAACCGTTTAAAACCCGCACCGGAGGCACCGTAAAACTCGCCGAGTTATTAGTGGAAGCCGTTGAGCGCGCAGGCACAGTGGTGAGCGAAAAAAATCCGGAATTGTCTGCAACCGATATTGCCGAGATTTCGCGCAAGGTTGGCATAGGTGCAGTCAAATACGCCGACCTGTGTAAAACCCGCACTAATGATTACGTATTCAGCTGGGAATCCATGCTCAGCTTTGAAGGTAATACTGCACCCTATTTGCAATATGCATTTACGCGCGTGCAAAGTATTTTCCGCAAAGCAGGTGTTGCCCCTGAATCATTGAAAAATGAAATTATTATCGGCACCGAGCAAGAAAAGACACTTGCGATTAAATTACTGCAATTCAGCGAGGTATTGGATCAAGTCGCGCGTGAAGCACTACCGCATTTACTCTGCACGTACCTATATGAAATCGCTAGCCTCTATATGACATTCTATGAAGCCTGCCCGATTTTGAAAGATGGTATAACGCCAGAAATTCGCGACAGCCGCTTGCGCCTGTGTCATTTGGTAGCGAGAACCATCGAGCAAGGGCTGGATTTATTAGGTATCGAAGTGATGGAGCGGATGTAG
- a CDS encoding cellulose binding domain-containing protein, whose amino-acid sequence MGYFDNKSASLLRTLGIAALALSSSQAVLANWTVQGSQLIDRNGQPFVFRGVTIDHTLAPEKTVQAIKDVAATGANAVQIEFPIAFYNGFPREVAAQLKQIVAACKANKLICVLESNDISGYPEGTGSQSPDIYAGSWSWDDFLPVVAGQQDYIIIGLGNQALGNSAPAAEYKSRMYTYLSNLRSSLPGFTVMVDGNLWGQDVDKAMVSLAEETRAPGNALQNVIFSIDMFDKYSNPETVREYIARFKAIGAPLVIGGFAPTAYYHPNYNGSMPLVVPQLPAASVMQYAQEAGVGYFAWSWSGNKNSALDLVSNWNPAQLTTWGDLALNGVNGIKATAKPASIFSSTSSSSSSFSSANLPPVPGFSVSNYPTTFCNGREAVGIINANADATIDPEGDAFSCSWQISGGASTSASACTASFPSQNRMYYQLTLTVTDSKGASAQLTKTVQPFYVDCPSSSSSSSSSIRSSSSIPDASRPSTSSSSVRSSSSSSIRTSSSSSVPQTTKAQCSYVINSQWNNGFTAAIRIKNTTSTAINGWDVNWQYSDGSKVTNLWNATLSGSNPYTAKNLSWNSTIQPGQTVEFGFQGTKSAAVASTPVVTGSICQ is encoded by the coding sequence ATGGGATATTTTGATAATAAATCTGCTTCACTTTTAAGAACCCTTGGGATTGCCGCTTTAGCACTTTCGAGCTCGCAAGCGGTGTTGGCCAATTGGACTGTTCAGGGCAGCCAATTAATTGATCGTAACGGTCAGCCATTTGTGTTTCGCGGAGTAACTATTGACCATACCTTGGCTCCCGAAAAAACCGTGCAAGCGATAAAAGATGTCGCGGCTACTGGAGCCAATGCGGTACAAATCGAATTTCCCATCGCATTTTATAATGGCTTCCCGCGTGAAGTTGCAGCCCAGTTGAAACAAATCGTAGCGGCTTGTAAAGCAAACAAGTTGATTTGCGTATTGGAATCCAATGATATTAGTGGGTATCCGGAAGGTACTGGTTCGCAATCTCCCGATATTTATGCTGGTTCATGGTCTTGGGATGATTTTTTGCCAGTCGTTGCCGGTCAGCAGGATTACATTATTATCGGTTTGGGCAATCAAGCGCTTGGCAATAGCGCGCCGGCTGCCGAATATAAGTCCCGTATGTATACCTATTTAAGCAACCTGCGTTCGTCCTTGCCCGGCTTCACTGTAATGGTGGATGGCAATTTGTGGGGCCAGGATGTTGATAAGGCGATGGTTTCTCTCGCGGAGGAAACTCGCGCTCCTGGAAACGCGCTACAAAACGTTATTTTTTCCATTGATATGTTTGATAAATACTCGAACCCTGAAACGGTTCGTGAATACATTGCGCGCTTCAAGGCGATTGGTGCTCCGTTAGTCATCGGTGGGTTTGCACCAACCGCTTATTATCATCCGAACTACAATGGCTCTATGCCGCTAGTGGTGCCACAACTCCCAGCCGCGTCCGTTATGCAATATGCGCAGGAAGCAGGCGTTGGTTATTTTGCATGGAGTTGGAGTGGTAATAAAAATTCTGCGCTTGATTTAGTGAGTAATTGGAACCCTGCGCAGCTAACTACTTGGGGTGATTTAGCACTTAACGGAGTCAATGGAATAAAAGCTACTGCAAAACCTGCCAGCATATTTAGTAGTACTAGCAGTTCGAGTAGTAGTTTCAGTTCGGCAAATCTTCCGCCGGTACCCGGCTTTAGTGTAAGCAACTATCCCACTACGTTCTGTAATGGGCGGGAAGCGGTTGGAATCATCAACGCAAATGCGGACGCAACTATTGACCCGGAAGGTGATGCATTCTCTTGTTCCTGGCAAATTAGCGGTGGTGCATCTACATCCGCATCAGCCTGTACTGCCAGTTTCCCAAGCCAAAATAGAATGTACTACCAGTTGACGTTGACGGTAACTGATTCAAAAGGTGCATCTGCACAATTAACGAAAACAGTTCAACCGTTTTACGTAGATTGTCCAAGTAGTTCAAGCAGCAGTTCTAGTTCAATTAGAAGTTCCAGCTCAATACCTGATGCGAGTCGCCCAAGTACTTCTAGCAGTTCTGTGCGTAGTTCCAGCAGCAGCTCAATCAGAACATCCTCTAGTTCTTCCGTTCCTCAAACGACAAAGGCGCAATGCAGCTATGTAATTAACAGCCAGTGGAATAATGGCTTCACTGCGGCCATTCGCATTAAAAATACCACTAGTACCGCGATCAACGGGTGGGATGTGAATTGGCAATATAGCGACGGTTCAAAAGTCACCAATTTATGGAATGCGACTTTGAGTGGTAGCAATCCATACACTGCAAAAAATCTGAGTTGGAATTCTACAATCCAGCCTGGCCAAACAGTTGAATTTGGTTTCCAAGGTACCAAGTCGGCTGCAGTCGCTAGCACTCCTGTTGTAACTGGCAGTATCTGTCAGTAA